One Rhinoderma darwinii isolate aRhiDar2 unplaced genomic scaffold, aRhiDar2.hap1 Scaffold_541, whole genome shotgun sequence genomic region harbors:
- the LOC142722926 gene encoding speedy protein 1-B-like → MIDECRKRRKEHTLQPEERTAFYNLLDDEHIQLFLAKDICLRISDKYLLAMVLVYFKRAGLRTEEYRENFFASLFLANQFEEDEDFRDEIYAWNLGSDWEVKTEELHHQRDQLLRRMDFRAWVARTTCDLIMAQDPFHWAWMRNRQIHHSWAIRASRRNKEEFYTRGPWKSALSCARCRNIILYPCMWKVEGNIISRIDTAVDPETPIEVPD, encoded by the exons ATGATAGACGAGTGccggaagaggaggaaggagcataccctgcagccagaagaacggactgctttctacaatctcctcg atgatgagcacatccagctgtttttggccaaggacatctgtttgaggatttcggacaag tatctgctggccatggtcctcgtgtattttaagagagccggactgcgtaccgaggaatacagagagaatttctttgcatctct ATTTCTAGCGAACCAGTTTGAGGAGGACGAGGACTTCAGAGACGAGATCTACGCGTGGAACTTAGGAAGTGACTGGGAAGTGAAGACAGAAGAGCTGCATCACCAACGCGACCAGTTGCTCCGCCGGATGGACTTTAGAGCGTGGGTGGCCCGGACCACATGTGATCTG ATCATGGCACAAGACCCTTTCCACTGGGCATGGATGAGAAACAGGCAAATCCATCACAGCTGGGCCATACGTGCGTCAAGGAGAAATAAAGAGGAGTTTTACACCCGAGGCCCATGGAAGAGCGCGCTGTCCTGTGCCCGTTGTAGAAACATCATTTTGTATCCGTGCATGTGGAAAGTGGAAGGAAACATCATTAGCCGGATAGACACAGCAGTGGACCCGGAGACACCGATTGAGGTCCCTGACTAA